In Prunus dulcis chromosome 2, ALMONDv2, whole genome shotgun sequence, a single genomic region encodes these proteins:
- the LOC117618607 gene encoding uncharacterized protein LOC117618607, with protein sequence MTRAALFHLLRSQSKQLASSNLLSGYQPCRSGAWALGLNTKSGFNSGFDINASQKRWASHATTKEDDGKISIGPRRGGEVGEDGKDSGVIYYGPISSTIKKVKLLSLSTCCLSVSLGPVITFMTSPGMNVILKGAVASSVIFLSASTTAALHWFVTPYIHKLRWKPGTDSFEVEMLSWLATYIPRTIKFSDIRPAETNRPFVTFKANGNFYFVDPDHCHNKALLARLTPQKATQESAFKNL encoded by the exons ATGACGAGGGCGGCTCTCTTTCACTTACTGCGATCACAGTCCAAGCAACTCGCATCCTCAAACTTGCTTTCAG GTTATCAACCTTGTAGGTCTGGAGCCTGGGCACTTGGCCTGAACACCAAATCCGGTTTCAACTCTGGCTTTGATATCAATGCTTCCCAGAAAAGATGGGCTTCTCATGCCACAACAAAAGAGGATGATGGGAAAATCAGCATTGGACCACGTAGAGGTGGCGAAGTTGGGGAAGATGGAAAAGACTCTGGGGTTATCTATTATGGTCCGATCTCATCTACTATAAAGAAAGTGAAACTTCTCTCGCTTTCAACCTGCTGCCTTTCTGTCTCTTTAGGCCCAGTGATAACCTTTATGACATCTCCGGGTATGAATGTGATCTTGAAAGGTGCTGTGGCATCTTCAGTGATATTCTTGAGTGCTTCTACCACAGCTGCCCTTCACTGGTTCGTGACCCCATACATCCACAAGCTGAGATGGAAGCCTGGTACAGACAGTTTTGAGGTGGAAATGTTGTCCTGGCTTGCAACATACATTCCAAGGACCATTAAGTTTTCTGACATCCGGCCAGCAGAAACCAATAGGCCTTTTGTGACTTTTAAGGCCAATGGAAACTTTTACTTCGTCGACCCTGATCATTGCCATAACAAGGCTTTGCTAGCAAGACTGACTCCACAGAAAGCAACTCAGGAATCAGCTTTTAAGAATTTATGA